The Streptomyces cynarae genome contains a region encoding:
- a CDS encoding Pls/PosA family non-ribosomal peptide synthetase → MVDKSAEALVLGQDEPAIARRGGAGPARDTERKFAEVLADVVDVDIESVSSDSHFFEDLGANSLVMAQFCARVRKRPDLPSVSMKDIYRNPTVRSLAAALVDAVPAPSDSPTPATPPARTPAPAPAPAPAPAPAPAPAPGSTPRYVLCGALQLLFFLGYSFVTGLVAAKGYDWVSDGSGVADVYLRSVVFGGLGFLTLCAFPIVAKWVLIGRWKPREFPVWSLTYLRFWIVKALLHANPMILFVGNPLYVVYLRALGARIGKGVTILSRSVPVCTDLLTIGAGSVIRKDAFLLCYRAHAGRIQTGRITLGRDVYIGSKTVLDIDTSMGDGAQLGHASALYRGQTVPAGERHHGSPAQRTDIDHVRVAPARCGTPRRAWFALVSLLQLFLLYIPLAVGGLYMLFTWIPVLDDRLNPDDVGILTTEFAVDTLLLSLGLFFGFVVVGLAALFTVPRLLHLAVKPDKVYPLYGFQYAAFRAVSGMTNIKFFAWLFGDSSYIVPYLLGLGYNLSRVEQTGSNFGTEVQHETPYMATVGSGTMVADGLSILNADFSSTSFRVSRASIGARNFLGNNIVYPAGARTGDNCLLATKVMVPLDGEVREGVGLLGSPCFEIPRTVERDTRFDHLRTGEELRRRLSAKNRYNLRSMALFLFVRWLHTFVLTAIALASVDLYGVLGYVVISGYLALTLAFTAFYWVLVERCFTLFRPLRPQLCSIYDPNFWYQERLWKVPSAHLNVFNGTPFKNVIWRLLGVRIGRRVFDDGLYVTDRMLAAIGDDCTLNAGSKVQCHSQEDGTFKSDHSALGAGCTLGVGAHVHYGVTVGDGAVLAPDSFLMKGEEVPPNALWGGNPAVELSPAPGDGSGSTTATGTPSATGAATTAS, encoded by the coding sequence ATGGTAGACAAGTCTGCCGAGGCGCTCGTCCTCGGTCAGGACGAACCCGCGATCGCCCGGCGCGGCGGCGCCGGCCCGGCGAGGGACACCGAGAGGAAATTCGCCGAAGTCCTGGCCGATGTCGTCGACGTCGACATCGAAAGCGTATCGTCCGACAGTCATTTTTTCGAGGATCTCGGTGCCAATTCATTGGTGATGGCGCAATTCTGCGCACGGGTCAGGAAGCGCCCGGACCTTCCGTCCGTCTCGATGAAGGACATCTACCGCAACCCCACGGTCCGCTCTCTGGCGGCGGCCCTCGTGGACGCCGTACCGGCTCCCTCCGACTCCCCCACGCCGGCGACACCACCGGCACGGACGCCGGCTCCGGCTCCGGCTCCGGCTCCGGCTCCGGCTCCGGCTCCGGCTCCGGCTCCGGGGAGTACGCCGCGTTACGTCCTCTGCGGCGCACTCCAGTTGCTGTTCTTCCTGGGCTACTCCTTCGTCACCGGACTCGTCGCGGCCAAGGGCTACGACTGGGTCTCCGACGGTTCGGGCGTGGCCGACGTCTATCTCCGCTCGGTCGTCTTCGGCGGCCTCGGCTTCCTGACCCTGTGCGCGTTCCCGATCGTCGCCAAATGGGTTCTCATCGGTCGCTGGAAGCCCCGTGAGTTCCCCGTCTGGAGCCTGACCTACCTACGCTTCTGGATCGTCAAGGCGCTGCTCCACGCCAATCCGATGATCCTCTTCGTCGGGAATCCGCTGTACGTCGTGTACCTGCGGGCGCTCGGCGCACGGATCGGCAAGGGCGTCACGATCCTCTCCCGGTCCGTGCCGGTCTGCACCGACCTGCTCACGATCGGCGCCGGATCCGTGATCCGCAAGGACGCCTTTCTCCTCTGCTACCGGGCGCACGCCGGACGCATCCAGACCGGCCGCATCACGCTCGGCCGGGACGTGTACATCGGCTCGAAGACCGTGCTCGACATCGACACGTCGATGGGCGACGGAGCCCAGCTCGGCCACGCGTCCGCCCTGTACCGCGGGCAGACCGTCCCGGCGGGCGAGCGCCATCACGGGTCACCGGCCCAGCGCACGGACATCGACCACGTCAGGGTCGCGCCGGCCAGGTGCGGCACGCCGCGCCGGGCCTGGTTCGCCCTCGTCAGCCTGCTCCAGCTGTTTCTGCTGTACATCCCGCTGGCGGTCGGCGGTCTGTACATGCTCTTCACCTGGATCCCCGTGCTCGACGACCGGCTGAACCCGGACGACGTCGGCATCCTGACGACGGAGTTCGCCGTCGACACGCTGCTGCTGTCACTGGGGCTGTTCTTCGGTTTCGTCGTGGTGGGTCTCGCCGCCTTGTTCACCGTGCCGCGTCTGCTGCACCTGGCCGTCAAGCCCGACAAGGTGTATCCGCTCTACGGCTTCCAGTACGCGGCGTTCCGGGCGGTCTCCGGTATGACGAACATCAAGTTCTTCGCTTGGCTGTTCGGTGACAGTTCCTACATCGTCCCTTACCTGCTCGGCCTCGGATACAACCTGTCCCGTGTCGAGCAGACCGGGTCGAACTTCGGCACCGAAGTACAGCACGAGACCCCGTACATGGCGACGGTCGGCAGCGGCACAATGGTGGCCGACGGGCTCTCCATCCTCAATGCGGACTTCTCCAGTACGTCCTTCCGGGTGTCCCGGGCGTCGATCGGCGCGCGCAACTTCCTCGGAAACAACATCGTGTATCCGGCGGGGGCGAGAACGGGCGACAACTGTCTGCTCGCCACGAAGGTCATGGTCCCGCTCGACGGAGAAGTCCGCGAAGGCGTCGGACTGCTCGGCTCCCCCTGTTTCGAGATTCCGCGGACGGTGGAGCGCGACACACGGTTCGACCATCTCAGAACCGGGGAAGAGCTGCGTCGCCGACTGTCCGCCAAGAACCGCTACAACCTCCGCTCGATGGCGCTGTTCCTGTTCGTGCGCTGGCTGCACACCTTTGTGCTCACGGCGATCGCTCTCGCCTCCGTCGACCTGTACGGAGTGCTGGGGTACGTGGTGATCTCCGGTTATCTGGCACTCACGCTCGCGTTCACCGCGTTCTATTGGGTTTTGGTGGAGCGTTGCTTCACGTTGTTCCGTCCGCTCCGTCCCCAGTTGTGCTCCATCTACGACCCGAATTTCTGGTACCAGGAGCGCCTGTGGAAGGTGCCGTCCGCACACCTCAACGTCTTCAACGGAACCCCCTTCAAGAACGTGATCTGGCGGCTGCTGGGGGTGCGCATCGGGCGCAGGGTCTTCGACGACGGCTTGTATGTGACGGACCGGATGCTCGCCGCCATCGGCGACGACTGCACGCTCAACGCCGGCTCCAAGGTCCAGTGCCATTCGCAGGAGGACGGCACCTTCAAGTCCGACCACTCCGCGCTCGGTGCCGGCTGCACCCTCGGGGTCGGCGCCCATGTGCACTACGGCGTGACGGTGGGCGACGGCGCCGTCCTGGCTCCCGACTCCTTCCTCATGAAGGGCGAGGAAGTCCCCCCGAACGCCCTGTGGGGCGGGAACCCAGCCGTCGAGTTGTCCCCTGCGCCGGGCGACGGCAGCGGATCGACGACGGCGACAGGCACGCCCTCGGCGACCGGCGCCGCCACGACGGCGAGTTGA
- the sbnA gene encoding 2,3-diaminopropionate biosynthesis protein SbnA — MPVISAPHAFNESQLYVDLRSIFGRPLYLKCEGFNFAGSIKLKAATEMVEAAERDGLLTPDSILVESSSGNLGVALSMIAASKGYRFLCVTDSRCNLSTRLLMEALGSKVHIISDLDANGGFLGARIEYVRALCDTDDRYVWLSQYTNPGNWRAHYRKTAPEIASQFPRLDVLFVGAGTTGTLMGCARYFRQWHRPVHIVAVDAVGSVAFGGEPGRRMIPGLGMSMRPPLLDESYVDEVIRVEEADTIRACHRLARRGFLFGGSTGTVVSGALDWLSRHDTRDLTAVAIAPDLGERYLDTIYQANWLHDLYGEHILDSEEMATGSRKSPETMTRTTGRRPKS, encoded by the coding sequence GTGCCTGTCATCTCCGCTCCCCATGCCTTCAACGAGAGCCAGCTGTACGTCGACCTGCGGTCGATCTTCGGCCGCCCCCTCTACCTGAAGTGCGAGGGCTTCAACTTCGCCGGTTCGATCAAGTTGAAGGCCGCGACCGAGATGGTCGAAGCCGCCGAGAGGGACGGCCTCCTGACGCCGGATTCGATACTGGTCGAGTCCTCGTCGGGGAACCTGGGCGTGGCGCTCAGCATGATCGCCGCGAGCAAGGGCTACCGGTTTCTGTGTGTGACGGACTCCCGTTGCAACCTGTCGACCAGGCTGCTGATGGAGGCCCTGGGCAGCAAGGTGCACATCATCTCCGACCTGGACGCCAACGGCGGGTTCCTCGGCGCGCGGATCGAGTACGTCCGCGCGTTGTGCGACACCGACGACCGGTACGTGTGGCTCAGCCAGTACACCAACCCGGGCAACTGGCGTGCGCACTACCGCAAGACGGCTCCGGAGATCGCCTCCCAGTTCCCGCGCCTTGACGTGCTGTTCGTCGGGGCGGGCACCACCGGGACGCTGATGGGCTGCGCGCGCTACTTCCGCCAGTGGCACCGGCCGGTGCACATCGTCGCGGTGGACGCCGTGGGATCGGTGGCCTTCGGCGGCGAGCCGGGCCGCCGGATGATCCCGGGCCTCGGCATGAGCATGCGCCCGCCGCTGCTCGACGAGTCGTACGTCGACGAGGTGATCCGGGTCGAGGAGGCGGACACCATCCGTGCCTGCCACCGGCTGGCCCGGCGCGGGTTCCTCTTCGGAGGCTCCACCGGGACGGTGGTCAGCGGCGCCTTGGACTGGCTGTCCCGGCACGACACCCGGGACCTCACCGCGGTCGCCATCGCGCCGGACCTCGGCGAGCGCTATCTCGACACCATCTACCAGGCCAACTGGCTGCACGACCTGTATGGGGAACACATACTCGACTCCGAGGAGATGGCGACCGGTTCCCGCAAGAGTCCGGAGACCATGACGCGGACGACGGGCCGCCGACCGAAGTCGTAG
- a CDS encoding non-ribosomal peptide synthetase: MGALVEADREYWRGVLTAGGFTAVPRWVREPVAGTAEQETVLPDDIAAAVRGLADVLRVPVSSVLLAAHAKVLAALSGEREVVTGYAAGAAGGPLPCRLTVAPGSWRELVLDAHRVEAEVLAHGDFPVDALRRELGLSEPSYEVVFDPTGAGHGSFDDAVLGVGFSDRGGRPVVRVRYRTDVLDAECAARIGGYHLTALRLIAADPDAGHARQSLLSAEEMLYQLEGLAGPHRPLPDIRAHELFEQRVRAHPEAVAAVHGDRQWTYAELNARANRLARALLARGLGREDVVAVVTERDLDWLASVLAVFKAGGAYLPIEPHFPAGRIGTTLSRAGCRLVLTESGSTHTLDQALATLPGVEKLPVETAYAEEHAEDDLGVKVSADQLAYIYFTSGSTGEPKGAMCEHAGMLNHLHAKIEDLGIGQGRVVAQTAPQCFDISLWQLLSALLVGGRTLLVEQDVVVDVERFVDTLVRGRVGVVQVVPSYLEVVVSYLERHPRELPDLTCVSVTGEALKRELVQRWFAIQPGIGLLNAYGLTETSDDTNHEVLHRVPERVLLGRPVSNVRVYVVDEHLSLVPLGAPGVIAFSGVCVGRGYVNDPERTRQAYLRDPYRPGERLYLGGDWGRWHPDGKLEFLGRRDNQVKIRGFRIEIGEIENTLLRVPGVRDGAVVTAELAGGSTHLIAFHTGRHLEAEALREALGAVLPAYMVPTAFHWQDSLPLTANGKIDRKALTALAERTEPAADADRVGEEDRAPCTPTERKLAAAWAELLGVPEHRIGRQDHFFDSGGTSLSAVKLTIALDRAVSLKDITRHPVLADLAALLDGTAPQRPELLQPLSQPDGVPQCALVCFPYAGGNAVNFRPMAGALADGGPAVYAVELPGHDLAATSEPFAPIGQVAEQVVAELAGRGLTRVMLWGHSSGTALALETARRLRERGVDVPRVFLGAQLLGTAAERRAAVAELTQRSNAEIAARLSADSGYTELDELSAPHAEHVGAAYRHDCIAAHHYFADALEAPPPVRLSAPVTVVVAADDPNTADHRDRYRDWQLLAEHVELRELPDGGHYFPRTRPDAAAGAVLGATELLSSS, encoded by the coding sequence ATGGGAGCGCTCGTGGAAGCGGACCGGGAGTACTGGCGCGGCGTGCTGACCGCCGGTGGTTTCACCGCGGTACCCCGCTGGGTGCGGGAGCCGGTGGCGGGTACGGCCGAGCAGGAGACGGTACTGCCGGACGACATCGCCGCAGCGGTGCGCGGGCTGGCGGACGTGCTGCGGGTGCCGGTGAGTTCCGTGCTGCTGGCGGCGCACGCCAAGGTGCTGGCCGCGCTGTCGGGTGAGCGCGAGGTGGTGACGGGCTACGCCGCCGGAGCGGCGGGCGGGCCGCTGCCGTGCCGTCTGACGGTCGCCCCCGGGTCGTGGCGCGAACTGGTGCTCGACGCCCACCGCGTCGAGGCCGAGGTGCTGGCTCACGGGGACTTCCCGGTGGACGCGCTGCGCCGGGAGCTGGGGCTCTCCGAGCCGTCGTACGAGGTCGTGTTCGACCCCACGGGCGCCGGGCACGGGTCGTTCGACGACGCCGTGCTGGGCGTGGGCTTCAGTGACCGGGGCGGGCGGCCGGTGGTGCGGGTGCGGTACCGGACGGACGTCCTGGACGCCGAGTGCGCGGCCCGGATCGGCGGCTACCACCTGACCGCGCTGCGGCTGATCGCGGCCGACCCGGACGCCGGGCACGCGCGGCAGAGCCTGCTGTCGGCGGAGGAGATGCTGTACCAGCTCGAAGGACTGGCCGGACCGCACCGGCCCCTGCCCGACATCCGGGCGCACGAGCTGTTCGAGCAGCGGGTGCGGGCCCACCCCGAGGCGGTGGCCGCAGTGCACGGCGACCGCCAGTGGACGTACGCGGAGCTGAACGCGCGCGCGAACCGGCTCGCACGGGCCCTTCTGGCTCGTGGACTCGGCCGGGAGGACGTCGTGGCGGTGGTCACCGAACGCGACCTCGACTGGCTGGCGTCGGTGTTGGCGGTGTTCAAGGCCGGAGGCGCCTACCTGCCCATCGAGCCTCACTTCCCGGCGGGCCGTATCGGGACGACGTTGTCGCGCGCCGGATGCCGGCTGGTGCTCACCGAGTCCGGCAGCACCCACACCCTCGACCAGGCCCTCGCCACACTGCCGGGCGTCGAGAAGCTGCCGGTCGAGACGGCGTACGCGGAGGAGCACGCCGAGGACGACCTCGGCGTCAAGGTGAGCGCCGACCAGCTCGCGTACATCTACTTCACCTCCGGCTCCACCGGCGAGCCCAAGGGGGCGATGTGCGAGCACGCGGGCATGCTCAACCACCTCCACGCCAAGATCGAGGATCTGGGGATCGGCCAGGGGCGGGTGGTGGCGCAGACGGCCCCGCAGTGCTTCGACATCTCGCTGTGGCAGTTGCTGTCCGCGCTGCTGGTCGGCGGGCGGACGCTGCTGGTCGAGCAGGACGTGGTCGTGGATGTGGAGCGGTTCGTCGACACCCTGGTCCGCGGCCGGGTCGGGGTGGTCCAGGTCGTGCCCTCCTATCTGGAGGTGGTGGTGTCGTACCTGGAACGGCATCCCCGCGAGCTGCCGGACCTGACGTGTGTGTCGGTCACCGGTGAAGCCCTGAAACGGGAGCTGGTGCAGCGCTGGTTCGCGATCCAGCCGGGCATCGGACTGCTCAACGCCTACGGGCTGACCGAGACCTCGGACGACACCAACCACGAGGTCCTTCACCGGGTGCCCGAACGGGTACTGCTCGGGCGTCCCGTCAGCAACGTGCGCGTCTACGTCGTCGACGAGCATCTGTCGCTGGTGCCGCTGGGCGCCCCCGGGGTGATCGCGTTCTCCGGGGTGTGCGTGGGGCGGGGGTACGTCAACGATCCCGAGCGGACCCGCCAGGCGTACCTGCGGGATCCGTACCGGCCCGGCGAGCGCCTCTACCTCGGAGGTGACTGGGGGCGCTGGCATCCCGACGGCAAGCTGGAGTTCCTGGGCCGCCGGGACAACCAGGTCAAGATCCGCGGTTTCCGCATCGAGATCGGCGAGATCGAGAACACGCTGCTGCGCGTGCCCGGGGTGCGCGACGGAGCGGTGGTCACCGCCGAACTGGCCGGTGGCAGCACGCACCTGATCGCCTTCCACACCGGCCGGCACCTGGAGGCGGAGGCGCTGCGCGAGGCGCTGGGCGCCGTCCTGCCCGCCTACATGGTCCCGACAGCCTTCCACTGGCAGGACAGCCTGCCGCTGACCGCCAACGGCAAGATCGACCGGAAGGCCCTGACCGCGCTGGCGGAACGGACCGAGCCGGCCGCGGACGCCGACCGGGTCGGGGAGGAGGACCGTGCCCCGTGCACCCCGACCGAGCGGAAACTGGCGGCGGCCTGGGCCGAGCTGCTGGGCGTCCCCGAGCACCGGATCGGCCGGCAGGACCACTTCTTCGACTCCGGCGGAACCTCCCTGTCGGCGGTCAAGCTCACCATCGCCCTGGACCGCGCGGTGTCCCTGAAGGACATCACCCGGCACCCGGTGCTCGCCGACCTCGCCGCCCTCCTGGACGGCACCGCCCCCCAGCGCCCGGAGCTGCTGCAACCGCTGTCGCAGCCGGACGGTGTGCCGCAGTGCGCCCTGGTCTGCTTCCCGTACGCGGGCGGCAACGCGGTCAACTTCCGTCCGATGGCCGGTGCCCTGGCGGACGGCGGGCCCGCGGTGTACGCCGTCGAACTGCCCGGTCACGACCTGGCTGCCACCAGTGAGCCGTTCGCGCCGATCGGCCAGGTGGCCGAGCAGGTCGTCGCCGAGCTCGCCGGGCGTGGCCTGACCAGGGTCATGCTGTGGGGCCACTCCTCGGGCACCGCGCTGGCGCTGGAGACGGCGAGGAGACTGCGGGAGCGCGGAGTGGACGTGCCACGGGTGTTCCTCGGTGCCCAGCTGCTCGGCACAGCGGCCGAGCGGCGAGCCGCCGTCGCCGAGCTGACGCAGCGGAGCAACGCCGAGATCGCCGCCCGACTGAGCGCGGACAGCGGCTACACCGAGCTGGATGAGCTGAGCGCACCGCACGCCGAACACGTCGGCGCCGCCTACCGGCACGACTGCATCGCTGCGCACCACTACTTCGCCGACGCGCTGGAAGCCCCGCCCCCGGTGCGGCTGTCCGCGCCCGTCACCGTGGTCGTCGCCGCCGACGACCCGAACACGGCGGACCACCGCGACCGGTACCGCGACTGGCAGCTGCTGGCCGAACACGTGGAGCTGCGGGAACTGCCCGACGGCGGCCACTACTTCCCGCGCACCCGCCCGGACGCGGCGGCAGGTGCCGTTCTGGGCGCGACCGAACTGCTCTCCTCGTCATGA
- a CDS encoding BON domain-containing protein — translation MTQHGGEQAPPGAAPALNTEYRVAHLLEHLAGGHPGELGVRVEVRGEAVLLTGTVASAQCRDEILGMVREELAGIPVHYDIVVADTSSPDRAEELT, via the coding sequence ATGACCCAGCACGGCGGAGAGCAGGCACCACCCGGTGCCGCCCCCGCTCTGAACACGGAGTACCGCGTCGCCCACCTCCTGGAGCACCTGGCCGGGGGGCACCCCGGTGAGCTGGGGGTGCGGGTCGAGGTGCGCGGCGAGGCGGTGCTGCTGACCGGCACGGTCGCCTCCGCTCAGTGCCGTGACGAAATCCTCGGCATGGTCCGCGAGGAACTGGCCGGCATCCCGGTCCACTACGACATCGTGGTCGCGGACACCTCGTCCCCCGACCGTGCGGAGGAGCTCACATGA
- a CDS encoding TauD/TfdA family dioxygenase, giving the protein MSSSSLASLPEVALQPGKPPILRIEAPGDAVSWAAENREALRARVAEHGALLVRGLGLKETERVGAVFTALAGELMTEREAFAPRQTHGPRLYSSATWPANQPMCMHHELSYTLQCPGLMLFACLTAPDQGGATAVADAEEVLRALPDEISERFEREGWLLTRSYNDEIGASLTESFGTEDRAAIERYCRENAIDTDWLPDGSLRTRQRRAAVVRHPVTGRRCWFNQIAFLNEWTLAPEVREYLVDEYGEDGLPFNTRFGDGSPIGEDIVDLLNTTYEQHTRREPWQAGDVMLVDNIRTAHSREAYSGDRQVLVAMAEPRRVADCCPSPEVTRR; this is encoded by the coding sequence ATGTCGTCATCGTCCCTGGCCTCACTGCCCGAAGTGGCACTGCAGCCGGGCAAACCGCCGATCCTGCGCATCGAGGCCCCCGGTGACGCGGTGAGCTGGGCGGCCGAGAACCGGGAAGCGCTGCGCGCGCGGGTCGCCGAGCACGGCGCACTGCTCGTCCGAGGCCTGGGGCTGAAGGAGACGGAGCGGGTCGGCGCCGTCTTCACCGCGCTGGCCGGGGAGCTGATGACGGAGCGGGAGGCCTTCGCGCCCCGGCAGACCCACGGCCCCCGGCTGTACTCCTCCGCGACCTGGCCGGCCAACCAGCCGATGTGCATGCACCACGAGCTGAGCTACACCCTCCAGTGCCCCGGCCTGATGCTGTTCGCGTGCCTGACCGCGCCCGATCAGGGCGGGGCGACCGCGGTGGCAGACGCGGAAGAGGTACTGCGGGCACTGCCCGACGAGATCAGCGAGCGGTTCGAGCGTGAGGGCTGGCTGCTCACCCGCAGCTACAACGACGAGATCGGGGCGTCCCTGACCGAGTCGTTCGGCACCGAGGACCGGGCCGCCATCGAGCGTTACTGCCGCGAGAACGCCATCGACACCGACTGGCTGCCCGACGGCTCGCTGCGCACCCGGCAGCGGCGCGCCGCCGTGGTGCGGCACCCGGTGACCGGACGGCGCTGCTGGTTCAACCAGATCGCCTTCCTCAACGAATGGACGCTCGCGCCGGAGGTGCGGGAGTACCTGGTGGACGAGTACGGGGAGGACGGGCTGCCGTTCAACACCCGCTTCGGAGACGGCAGTCCCATCGGAGAGGACATCGTCGACCTGCTCAACACCACCTATGAGCAGCACACGCGTCGCGAGCCCTGGCAGGCGGGCGACGTGATGCTGGTCGACAACATCCGCACCGCACACAGCAGGGAGGCCTACTCCGGGGACCGCCAGGTGCTGGTCGCCATGGCCGAGCCGCGCCGCGTGGCCGACTGCTGCCCGAGCCCGGAGGTGACCCGGCGATGA
- a CDS encoding metallophosphoesterase family protein produces the protein MIRVAAVGDIHMGADSQGVLRPAFESLPECADLLLLAGDLTRHGTPEEARVVAREVQDLTVPVVAVLGNHDHHDERPDEVTAILRDAGVRVLEGEGTVVEAGGSRVGVAGTKGFCGGFVGRSAGEFGEPLMKEFVRTSRRSADALRKALEELDGQGCDARIALTHYSPVPETLAGEPLEIYPFLGTYLLAEAIDTAGADLAVHGHAHAGTEHGMTTGGVKVRNVAQPVIGRAFRVYHLRTREPVAAGASD, from the coding sequence ATGATCCGCGTGGCAGCCGTCGGGGACATCCACATGGGAGCCGACAGCCAGGGAGTGCTGCGGCCGGCGTTCGAGTCCCTGCCCGAGTGCGCGGACCTGCTGCTGCTGGCCGGGGACCTCACCCGCCACGGCACGCCGGAGGAGGCCCGCGTGGTGGCCCGGGAGGTCCAGGACCTCACGGTCCCGGTCGTGGCGGTGCTCGGCAACCACGACCACCACGACGAGCGTCCGGACGAGGTCACCGCCATCCTCCGGGACGCCGGGGTGCGGGTCCTCGAGGGAGAAGGGACCGTCGTGGAGGCCGGAGGCTCGCGCGTCGGCGTGGCCGGCACCAAGGGGTTCTGCGGTGGATTCGTCGGCCGCAGCGCCGGGGAGTTCGGCGAGCCGTTGATGAAGGAGTTCGTGCGGACCTCGCGCCGCTCGGCCGACGCCCTGCGCAAGGCGCTGGAGGAGCTGGACGGGCAGGGCTGCGACGCCCGGATCGCCCTCACCCACTATTCGCCCGTGCCGGAGACCCTGGCCGGCGAACCCCTGGAGATCTATCCGTTCCTCGGGACCTACCTGCTCGCCGAGGCGATCGACACGGCCGGCGCGGACCTCGCGGTGCACGGGCACGCGCACGCCGGCACGGAACACGGCATGACCACCGGCGGCGTCAAGGTGCGCAACGTCGCCCAGCCGGTCATCGGGCGGGCCTTCCGCGTCTACCACCTGCGGACGCGGGAACCGGTGGCCGCCGGCGCCTCCGACTGA
- a CDS encoding nucleotidyltransferase family protein, whose product MTQHGDHATPARRSEVRELRPATTNSERSGPEPGRQLPHDRHQAILEATKRVGAVLKGKGHAFALAGSVAVYAHGGSQNLQHDADFCVRPEDAEAVADTLSEAGLTVYRPPEDWLLKAKCFDQDIDVIFELAHRPVTTDMLSRAQELSVASVRMPVLSPTDLLWSLIAAFSEHHCDFGAVLPVARALREKVDWERVRQDCGDEPMPAAFFFLLERLNVISPRKEAP is encoded by the coding sequence ATGACACAGCACGGGGATCACGCGACCCCTGCCCGGCGATCGGAGGTGCGTGAACTGCGTCCGGCGACGACGAATTCCGAGCGGTCCGGCCCGGAGCCGGGGCGGCAACTACCGCACGACCGCCACCAGGCGATCCTCGAGGCGACCAAACGGGTCGGCGCCGTGCTCAAAGGCAAGGGGCACGCGTTCGCGCTGGCCGGGAGCGTGGCCGTCTACGCCCACGGCGGCAGCCAGAACCTGCAGCACGACGCCGACTTCTGCGTGCGGCCCGAGGACGCCGAAGCGGTGGCGGACACGCTGAGCGAAGCCGGTCTGACCGTCTACCGGCCGCCGGAGGACTGGCTGCTCAAGGCCAAGTGCTTCGACCAGGACATCGACGTCATCTTCGAGCTGGCGCACCGGCCCGTCACCACGGACATGCTCTCCCGGGCGCAGGAGCTCTCCGTCGCCTCGGTGCGCATGCCCGTGCTGTCCCCGACCGACCTGCTGTGGAGTCTGATCGCCGCCTTCTCCGAGCACCACTGCGACTTCGGCGCGGTGCTGCCCGTCGCCCGCGCGCTGCGCGAGAAGGTCGACTGGGAGCGGGTGCGGCAGGACTGCGGCGACGAACCCATGCCCGCCGCCTTCTTCTTCCTCCTCGAACGTCTGAACGTCATCTCTCCGCGCAAGGAGGCACCATGA
- the sbnB gene encoding 2,3-diaminopropionate biosynthesis protein SbnB, whose amino-acid sequence MTVLSSPAAQPTPDHTATPTFAVIPGAQVRQALDGREQQVVDLVEATYRLHGAGDSVNPPSYFLRFPDRPSSRIIALPASIGGLNRVDGMKWISSFPANVSSGLPRASAVLILNDHETGYPFACLESSIISATRTAASAALAADRLSRGRSRPRRVGFFGTGLIARYIHTFLAGTGWTFDTIGLHDLSADSTAGFRGYLEQADVTGEVTVHDSAEALIRSSDLVVFATVAGKPHVTEPAWFAHHPLVLHVSLRDLAPEVLLASANVVDDVEHCLKADTSPHLTEQLTGGRDFLDGTLDDVMTGRVTLPDDRTVIFSPFGLGVLDLAVGKYVYDEVARSGHLHLIDHFFHDLRRYG is encoded by the coding sequence ATGACCGTTCTGTCGTCCCCCGCCGCCCAGCCCACGCCCGACCACACGGCAACGCCCACCTTCGCGGTGATTCCCGGCGCGCAGGTGAGGCAGGCACTCGACGGGCGCGAACAGCAGGTCGTGGACCTGGTCGAGGCCACCTACCGGCTGCACGGCGCCGGGGACTCGGTCAATCCCCCGTCCTACTTCCTGCGCTTCCCCGACCGCCCGTCCTCCCGGATCATCGCGCTGCCGGCCTCCATCGGCGGGCTGAACCGTGTGGACGGCATGAAGTGGATCTCCAGCTTCCCGGCCAACGTCTCGTCCGGGCTGCCCCGGGCCTCCGCGGTGCTCATCCTCAACGACCACGAGACCGGCTATCCGTTCGCCTGCCTGGAGAGTTCCATCATCAGCGCCACCAGGACCGCGGCGTCCGCGGCACTGGCGGCCGACCGGCTCAGCCGCGGCCGGTCCCGCCCGAGGCGGGTCGGCTTCTTCGGCACCGGCCTGATCGCCCGCTACATCCACACCTTCCTGGCGGGCACCGGCTGGACCTTCGACACGATCGGCCTGCACGACCTGTCCGCCGACAGCACGGCCGGCTTCCGCGGTTACCTGGAGCAGGCGGACGTGACCGGCGAGGTCACGGTCCACGACAGCGCCGAGGCGCTGATCCGCTCGAGCGACCTGGTCGTCTTCGCCACCGTCGCCGGTAAGCCACACGTCACCGAGCCGGCCTGGTTCGCGCACCACCCCCTGGTGCTGCACGTGTCCCTGCGCGACCTCGCCCCCGAGGTCCTGCTCGCGTCCGCCAACGTCGTCGATGACGTCGAGCACTGTCTGAAAGCCGACACCTCCCCCCATCTGACCGAGCAGCTCACGGGCGGCCGCGACTTCCTCGACGGCACCCTCGACGACGTCATGACCGGACGGGTGACCCTGCCGGACGACCGGACGGTGATCTTCTCGCCGTTCGGACTCGGCGTCCTCGACCTCGCCGTCGGCAAGTACGTCTACGACGAAGTGGCGCGCTCCGGACACCTCCACCTCATCGACCACTTCTTCCACGATCTGCGCCGCTACGGCTGA